The proteins below are encoded in one region of Nitrosopumilus sp.:
- a CDS encoding branched-chain amino acid transaminase yields the protein MKEKGKIWMNGKLVPFKNAKVHVLTHALHYSTSIFEGIRCYNTANGSAIFRLTEHVDRFFNSAKLYSMKMQFSKKEITDAIIKTIKANGLQECYVRPLAYYGFGTMGLTPTPNKVDVSIACWEWAMGEGKAGKFSGAKCKVSSWLKIDSRFQPMQAKAASNYANAALARVEALDNGYDEAIMLNIHGKVAEGSAENIFVVKNDIIKTPPLSAGGLDGITRDSVIKIIEENGGSIIERDLERGDLYSADEIFMTGTAAEVKSVTQIDKVIIGDAKIGKITKELQKSFLDAAMGNDKRFLPWLTFI from the coding sequence ATGAAAGAAAAGGGTAAAATTTGGATGAATGGAAAATTAGTTCCATTCAAAAATGCCAAAGTCCATGTACTTACTCATGCCTTACATTATTCAACATCAATCTTTGAGGGAATTAGATGTTATAACACTGCAAATGGTTCAGCAATTTTTAGACTTACCGAACATGTTGACAGATTTTTCAATTCAGCAAAATTATACTCAATGAAAATGCAATTTTCTAAAAAAGAGATCACAGACGCAATAATTAAAACGATAAAAGCGAATGGTCTGCAAGAATGTTATGTTAGACCACTAGCATACTATGGATTTGGTACAATGGGTCTCACACCAACTCCAAATAAAGTTGATGTGTCAATTGCATGTTGGGAATGGGCTATGGGTGAAGGGAAAGCAGGGAAATTTTCTGGGGCAAAATGTAAGGTTTCAAGTTGGCTTAAAATAGATTCAAGATTTCAACCAATGCAAGCAAAAGCAGCATCAAACTATGCAAATGCGGCACTAGCACGAGTAGAAGCACTTGATAATGGATACGATGAAGCAATAATGCTAAACATACATGGAAAAGTCGCTGAAGGTAGTGCGGAAAATATTTTTGTTGTGAAGAACGATATTATTAAAACACCACCACTTTCAGCAGGAGGACTAGATGGAATTACAAGGGATAGTGTGATTAAAATCATTGAAGAAAATGGTGGCTCTATAATAGAAAGAGATCTTGAAAGAGGAGATTTGTATTCTGCTGATGAGATATTTATGACAGGAACAGCCGCTGAAGTAAAATCAGTTACACAAATTGATAAAGTCATTATAGGAGATGCAAAGATTGGAAAAATTACAAAGGAA